From a single Drosophila sulfurigaster albostrigata strain 15112-1811.04 chromosome 3, ASM2355843v2, whole genome shotgun sequence genomic region:
- the LOC133842683 gene encoding uncharacterized protein LOC133842683, whose translation MEVPLTEFTAIDLERELYAYGLNKEGTKQERYERLFTARHKLNYPHLRPRRPAISKFGARVQLDDFAEIRVYRQAECDILASKLKWRIEQVRRTEDNESLEYFHPEVLERIDRRKTYMINMEEFVVRKNPYVHKIFTIFVSRTTGEDLTLLYARSMVQLATMEEVDSESVDLSLVSNDKKKGEEVKRKVPEKAIISPENIAKALGYILRELKKKTITNYVGLVCDYTRMHMKVVTELIESSGLQMPPLVDDIRDLQRALRNMFAPTSVRIASLLMTELYTEATYNEQMSTICNKNTTKNKTAVAPLDEFIARLSDILRDMWKHEEHEKKSISLVCLNNKMVKIYGRHVSRELPPITYEDCAAGAGLLQLMVFDALWCITPELEPEEIYANPTVSSHAS comes from the exons ATGGAAGTGCCGCTAACTGAATTCACTGCAATCGATTTGGAGCGCGAGCTCTATGCCTATGGCCTGAACAAGGAGGGCACAAAGCAGGAGCGCTATGAGCGTCTGTTTACAGCTCGTCACAAGTTAAACTATCCACACCTGCGACCAAGGCGACCGGCAATCTCAAAGTTTGGTGCCCGAGTGCAGCTTGATGACTTTGCTGAGATTCGGGTTTATAGACAGGCTGAGTGTGACATATTGGCCAGTAAGTTGAAGTGGCGCATCGAACAGGTGCGTAGAACAGAGGATAATGAGAGCTTGGAGTACTTTCATCCCGAGGTCTTGGAGCGAATTGATCGCAGGAAAACCTATATGATTAATATGGAAGAATTTGTGGTGCGAAAAAATCCATATGTTCACAAG ATATTCACAATATTTGTATCTCGCACCACGGGAGAGGATCTTACTCTGTTGTACGCGAGGAGCATGGTACAATTAGCCACCATGGAAGAAGTTGATAGTGAGAGCGTGGATTTATCA CTAGTCTCAAACGATAAAAAGAAAGGTGAAGAGGTCAAACGTAAAGTTCCGGAAAAAGCT ATTATTTCGCCCGAGAATATTGCCAAAGCCTTGGGTTACATATTGAGAGAGCTGAAGAAAAAGACAATAACCAACTATGTAGGACTTGTATGCGATTACACGAGAATGCACATGAAAGTTGTGACGGAATTGATCGAGTCCAGCGGACTGCAGATGCCGCCGTTAGTCGATGATATTCGTGATCTGCAGAGAGCATTGAGGAACATGTTCGCCCCGACTAGTGTGCGCATCGCAAGTCTTCTCATGACTGAGCTGTATACGGAAGCCACCTACAACGAGCAAATGAGCACAATTTGCAATAAGAACACCACAAAAAACAAGACAGCTGTGGCCCCATTGGATGAATTTATAGCACGACTCTCGGATATTTTGCGGGACATGTGGAAGCACGAGGAGCACGAGAAGAAATCCATCTCGTTGGTGTGCTTAAACAACAAGATGGTCAAGATCTATGGCCGTCATGTGAGCAGGGAGCTGCCTCCCATCACGTACGAGGATTGTGCAGCTGGCGCTGgactgctgcagctgatggTCTTTGATGCCTTGTGGTGCATCACACCCGAACTGGAGCCCGAAGAGATCTATGCGAATCCAACAGTCTCTTCGCATGCCTCATAA
- the LOC133842682 gene encoding neurotrimin → MCVKVCSIDLLLLLLLALLCRINAELNFNNDLENNQKFKSIPTTIKTYENATVTLPCQLDTPFRFVRWHRDNVALVDSRHPEVPPPDRIVLWSNGSLQVANVQPEDTGEYYCEIMSDTNHAVQTHAIEVLYAPIVATEPSGDLELAIGTTFEVVCLTKGVPQPAVSWRLNGNTLDQYSNAANRQSHIFEIKSRDMAGLIECLAVNGVGPPAVAGVYLHVLFVPEVSLTQSVVYTKVGDRAQLECIVESAPTATLQWFHHGVPIHIGAQIGSQQMELPDTQSLDSHVSHIKHVLTVRKVRDSDMGQYECRASNSIGFKSATIELTGRPMPCVFKINPGTQSSTSHVLAWQTESLLPIMEFKLKFRQIPSANLTKSVRTNWTELTIPAEVTIGPIYMTSYPLHGLQPASLYEVSVLARNSFGWSDSSKTVRFATGGEVELPNYSTESELQYDATEEIFDNQITQRSHIFTASMVHNNSAVSQVYSALAYITICLQIGLAMHYT, encoded by the exons atgtgTGTCAAAGTGTGCTCAATTGATCTGTTGCTTTTACTGCTGCTGGCTCTACTCTGTAGAATCAATGCCGAGCTCAATTTCAACAATGATCTCGAGAATAATCAGAAGTTCAAGAGCATTCCAACAACGATAAAAACCTATGAGAATGCCACCGTTACATTGCCGTGTCAATTGGACA CTCCTTTCCGCTTCGTGCGCTGGCACCGCGACAATGTGGCGCTGGTGGATTCGCGACATCCCGAAGTACCGCCGCCGGATCGCATTGTGCTCTGGTCAAATGGCAGTCTGCAGGTGGCCAATGTGCAGCCCGAAGATACCGGCGAATACTACTGCGAAATCATGTCGGACACCAATCACGCAGTGCAAACACATGCCATCGAAGTGCTCTATGCACCCATTGTGGCCACTGAACCCAGCGGCGACTTGGAACTGGCCATTGGCACCACCTTCGAGGTGGTTTGTCTAACCAAAGGCGTGCCTCAACCTGCTGTTAGTTGGCGTCTAAATGGCAACACATTGGACCAATACAGCAATGCAGCGAATCGCCAGAGTCACATCTTCGAGATCAAATCAAGAGACATGGCCGGACTCATCGAGTGTCTGGCAGTGAATGGCGTTGGTCCTCCAGCCGTTGCAGGAGTCTATCTGCATGTGCTCT TTGTTCCAGAGGTGTCGCTGACACAGTCTGTGGTCTACACCAAGGTTGGCGATCGCGCTCAACTGGAGTGCATTGTGGAGTCCGCTCCCACGGCCACGTTGCAGTGGTTCCACCACGGAGTGCCCATTCACATTGGCGCCCAGATCGGCAGCCAGCAGATGGAACTGCCCGACACACAGTCACTCGATAGCCATGTGAGTCACATCAAGCATGTGCTGACGGTGCGCAAGGTGCGGGATTCCGACATGGGACAATACGAGTGTCGCGCCAGCAACTCGATTGGCTTCAAGAGCGCCACCATTGAGCTCACGGGTCGCCCCATGCCGTGTGTCTTTAAAATCAATCCCGGCACTCAGAGTTCCACTTCGCATGTGCTCGCATGGCAAACGGAGAGCCTGCTGCCTATTATGGAGTTCAAGCTCAAGTTCCGACAGATTCCTTCAG caaatctAACAAAGTCTGTCAGAACCAATTGGACAGAGCTGACGATTCCCGCTGAAGTTACAATTG GTCCCATTTACATGACATCCTATCCGCTGCATGGACTGCAGCCGGCCAGTCTCTATGAGGTCTCTGTGCTGGCAAGGAACAGCTTTGGTTGGAGCGACAGCAGCAAGACAGTGCGCTTTGCCACTGGTGGCGAGG TTGAGCTGCCCAATTATTCAACAGAATCGGAGTTGCAGTACGATGCCACCGAGGAGATCTTTGACAATCAGATAACGCAAAGATCGCACATATTTACGGCCAGCATGGTGCACAATAACAGCGCTGTTAGCCAAGTTTACAGCGCCTTGGCTTACATAACGATATGCTTACAAATTGGCCTCGCAATGCATTACACataa